The DNA segment ATACATGTAAAATACATGTAATGTTAGGGTCCATAGCGGGTCTgagtcgggttcggatatttacgatacaaaatatccaaactacccgaatttcatcaaaatttagCCAAAATTTCTCatatttatctaaaattttacaaaataaccaaaaatttaaaattaaacatttttcatattagttgaaaatgttatataaataataataaagattgctaacaaaaaaacatttcaattaaatcataaaaaatcCTTGGAATCTCTTGtggtgataaaaacttaaaaaaaagactattTGAAATAATTTCCCTTAATTGTACcatttaaatacaaatatatcaaACTATCTATATCCTTCGAACTTATCTGACTTGCGTGTGAAACCTTACATCAAgatattaataaagtaatttCATATAGATAGTTATGTAAATTGGATTACAAGTGtgttaaagaaaagaaaagatttcCTTAGAAACAaagtttgttacaaaaaaaaaaaagtttgttactTCATTTGAATATTAGTTAAATGTTCGTTCCTTACGAAATGAGTAAAGAGTATAGTGGTTGGGCTGCCTGTGCATTTCGATGGATGCTTTTGAGcagaattctaatttcaattgtttgatgatttttgtttgtatttcaattttatcataaatttgatattattttcaaatttattttttaaaggataactattttaaaaaataatttaaatttgtgattacaaatattaaattaattcttctaaatcatttttaaatgcttaaaaaatttataaaacatttattgaaGTATTTAAACCCAACTCCACCTTCTAAATATTAAAccttgaaaaataattaaaaactaaatctaaaaTGTTAAGGTATTTTGATTAAgcgtatttttaaataatgatagataatttttaatattttaaacaatttccGGTGGTGAATCTCATAAGAAAAATAGTTTGCCGATCCAATAAAATGTTTGAAAAGAGttgtttgtgtgtgtggttGCGGTGGATATGTTATGAACAAACGaagataaattttgaaattaatataaaacaaaacaaaattcgaTCAAGGAGAATACTCATTTTAGAGTTTGCAAATGGGATGTTACATCTAATATCTACACACGTATATGTTCGTCACCCCTGAAACGTTGATTGATGGCTTCAAACATGAGTTcgtcaatttttgttttgatgacTAGAGTATGCAGACACCATATAGGACCTTACTAGCTGTAAATGACATTTCGGCAGAAATGCGATTCTGGAAAATTGGTGATTCTCTCATGTTAATCCACCAATGTCCACATGGAAGACTAATAATTTCGCACTAGAGGAGAGTCGACACATGGCATGAACTAACATAGcaactcttttttttagtgGGGACCATTAAACCACCATGATGTGATTGAGTTCGTCAAATTCCACATAgttgtttaataaaaacatggttttttaaaatttcattaacaaaataatactcatatatatgaaaaaagtTTTTAGTAAAATTATCAAATCAAACACAGTCTTAGGTTTTCTAAATTGACATAATAGCTTCTGATTTAACATTCTATTTGGTTTTAAAAACTTGTAACTTTACATgcctttatattttaaaaatgcataaaGCATAGATCCAGCAAAACCGAGAGATTGACCCACCACATTAATCTGTATTACATATAAAACTGCAAATTAGTCCTATTGGAAGTTAAcatttgtaataaataaaataaatgcaaCAATTGCAAATAATTTTCcacgaaaaaaaaattagaacagAAGGAAcgacaaaaaaattagattgataTAATTGGTTACAATCTTTAACTTTGTGATTCTTAttaaattaagaaagaaaatatgaatagctagatgataaaaaataaagatgaagacgaagaagaaaagTGAAGAACGGAATGATGCAAACTTACCCAATCAAAGGGAAGTCCAACAAATATAAGCCAACCTAGTAAGATTGTAAACAGATCCTGCCATCCATATTATATACCATTATTAGTAAACATTAAGGGTGTTCGAATATTACGTAACAGTTCTAGCTCTATTTAAACTGAGAAAATTATGTTTACTGAAATTGGACATAATGAATTTTCTAGTAACTCGTAATATTGTGAAACATAAAAAGTACAAGCTTCAATATACCTTCATATTACCACATATTGAATGTGTTAGTGCTGAATTAACTGTTGTATTGAGGAACACAAAGTAATTTATCAAGAAAGCCAACAAACATGAAAAACATATCACCACCtgcaaaaatattcaaaacttgttaaataaatcatttattatattcttaccATTCTAAGTTTTATGAACGATTAATTTCAgttaataatatcatttttattctCCAAGGAAACTCTATCCTGATATAATATATTGAACATATTCTTGTAAATATCTGTATGATTTGTtttatagaagtttaaaaaCCATAaggttatatgtatatatacattatattttagcaaaaatatgtatatatacattgtCATATCTACTAATAAATTACTTTATACATGACATCCGTAGTTATGAATTTAATTTTGATGTGTTATATATTGATGGAGCGGAAGCAACGATAAACAGTTCAACCAAGGGGTTATGGAACCACACTTGGGACCTGCCAGCTCAACCAAGGGATTCTAGGGAATTCTCACTTGGGACCTGCTTCTTGATTGATGAATCTAATCAAATCAATACAAGGGATAGAAAATACAATTCTCCCAAAAGCCAAAGctcttttattaatcaaatcaaactgAATACAACTTTAAGCTTGAATAcctatttataataaatccTTAAATctatgaaaaccctaatcttagtTAAAATAGGAAACtactaaaatatagaaaatacaataaaaagtaATTATCTATGTAAACTAGTGAATaataaagatatttaaaatattttcaaatatcttGCTGCATCATATATGAATCATTTTCTGTAACAAGTTGAGTAAATAACTTATGCCATACAATGGAATGGGGTTAATCATTGATTTGCAAGTACATTTGCTAGAATATTGATTGAAATTATATTACATGAGAAATGTACAAGTGTTAAAGATATTGTCTAATGAACAAAAGCTTTCATATAAAAAcgataaaaataatagaaaagtaCCTGAAAGTTAAGGGAATAGAGATGAGGAAAGGATAACATGGCTTTAAGTTCACCCTTTATATTTGTCCAGAACAACAAAAAGGGAATGCAAATTATTCCTGTATATTACAAATATTTGAAaagagagttttagtttgattaaattataaaaaaatagattgatAGAATTATTCCGAAAGTAAATTTTCTAACCATTACACCACATTAGCCCAAAGGTGTTAAGGCCAGTAGATTTTCCTATAAacacaacaaaaaaactaataaattaagcAATTGAAATTACTTTAATGAACATCGTAAAACGAGAGGCATATTACCGGTACGTGCAATCAACGCTAGATAAGTCGCGGTACATATATTCGCTGTGAACACCAATCCATACCCATAAGCATCAAATGATAAGTCCCGGATTCCAGCGATAATAGCACCTAATAGAATTATTCCTACACTGGTAGGAATAACTgtatcattagtttttttttttttgaaacactactGTATCATTagttatatattctatttagCCAGTCGTATTCCTTTAATGCTAGTGGTATAAAAATCTCAAATCCAttcttttagttaaaatatgttTCACGAATCATCGATCTTTCTAGAATACTAGAATTTACATTCTGTAACGTACATATACAACTAGAAGTTCAAATATGATATACATTCAAATACATATTTGTGTCAAAAATCTATATCTAAATAAGAATGTATTGATCATTTTAAAGTAACTGTtttgagaaatatatatatatatatatatctgtgtCTGTGATCTTTAGAAAGTAGCACAGtcgaatattttatttatgtatatacaGTACAGATTGTTATGAAGACTGATGCTTATAGTCTATAATgtcttataataattttaaatatctcATACGTACAAGACTggagaaatatatttttaactaaatggTGTAATAGCATTTCTATTTCGATTGTGTAATATTATAGTACCTGGAGATGACTGAAGCTGAATGCTTTTGACCAGAAAGAAAATATTCCATGATCATTGTAAAAAGTATAGTTGTGCGTCGAAGAGTAGTGTACATTGGTACATTGATATTGCGTACAGATTCCATCGTAACTAGCTGTTATAAAACCAGTaatgtaaaatgtattttttatgataatttcatGATCAAAGAGTAAACTAAAAATCTACGCATACCATATAAAGTAGATACGTGAATGCAAGAGGGATAGTCTGAACCAAGCGTCTCGGAGAAACAAAAGTTAACAAACTGTCGTGCTCGCTCTTAGACTTATCAGTACAGAAGGATATGAtcttaaaatatttcattacatacaaaataaaacaagaagaaagcaTCTGCAGTACAAAAAGATGTATGGAAATCTTTTAATCATTAGTTGTTAGAGTTTTACGAAATTGAGCATTTAgacattttaacaaaaataaaatttaaaagttagagGGATACCTGAAGCAAAGTTATGACATTTGCACTTGGAAAACTAAATGAAGAAAGTGCTGCTTTATTGAAAATTACTAGAAGAACTGCATGAATTGAATTTAGAGCTTATTAGCTGTGAAACATTTGAAAAGTCTTTGAAGAATTAAGACTTGAGTGTGCTAAATaggatatgaaaacaaatataagatatatatacatattctcTTTATCTTATTATATGAATCCGAATCCGAGTGGTACATAAACGTATCGTAGTATCTGAGTTTGAATTCGGATCTAGtagtattaaaaatacaattatgaCATACCAGCGGATGCCATGTAGGAGACTGCGGCAAACACCCCTTTAAAAGACATGCCTGATGATGAAAATCTCGCTCTTTTTGGTTCTTCAGTTAAAATTGAAAGCGTCTTTTTCTCTGGTGACCCCATTCTTTCTCACCTTGTATACTAATTTGAGTCTATAAAGATACATCTaacctataaaatatatataaagtctGTCTACATATTAAAAGTGGATACGTAACAAAAGGACCAAttaaaatgtttcatctgtaaattttttatttgcCAGTTCAAGATTTTGCAATAAGCACACATATATTATTTAGCTCTTGTTTCTGTTTTCTATCATATATAGAAGGAAAACAATACAAAACAATTAAATGCTAATCAATTTAagaatataattttcttaaacacAAAGATATCTGccacaatattaaaaatactaaatttatttatttattttgttgctatattattttctaagaaGGTGTATTGATGTAATATCAGAACCAGTTATCCATTTGTCTTCAATACATGATTTATTACCAGAATCTCATCCTTatcatttgaaaaaattaaataattctCAATGAATGTTAAATACTAAATTCAAAATTGAtagtaagaaaatattatttgatttaatacaaaattaagctttacataatttattttgatataaatttgttataaatatacatttataagaGTTGTAAAATAGATCAATTGTCCTCATtgtatacaaataaatttatagtaaaAACATATAGcttttctattaattttttttacttttatgtcTTGATCAAATGAGTCATTAGGTGGAtttctttagtttcttttttgggTTCATTTCTTGGTATTTCtagtttttatctatttattttagaaagtgAACTCaaaaaattatctattttaGAATACAAGTGTGGATCTAGTATAATATGTGAATTAGCAAAGACTTGATTCATGATCTTATCAAAATATAGTTCCACAGTCTTTTGTGGCGATCCTCAGTCCACCTTTAAGCTAGTCAACTTTAACACAACCAATAAGATTTGGTGAATTCCAATCTTATATCATGTATTCAATCTATGGATTTAgcatttttaacgttattttgcTAATAGTATAAACCCTTGCTCAAAACTTTGCTAGGCGCTATGCGTATGCTTGATCGATCCGGGCCTAGCGAGTTAATAGAAACTCGGAAAAAATCAGGGAGTAATCGAAGATTTATTTTAGcgttatttttgaaaatattagttataCATATTATGTTTCATCTAGAATTATTAAAATGATGAGTTAGTTCAGTGCTAAGCCGCTTTATTGCCTGCTATGGACGCGGGGTCAAACTATAGAGTATGTGTTTtagtgattttaatttttttcttttaaagaagGTTGAAATTGTCATtaacttttcttcttcttcttcattagatatttttttttgtttctaaattttatagAGGCAGCtgcacaaacagaaaaaaaaatttctttcttaatttttgttcttttaatgtcaatttttactttcattaaatgaaaaaaattaaaatcactttttctttgttctttccATAATTTTCTCCATTTCTCTCGCTGTTTGTGATGAAAGTCACAGATCTATTGTAGTATAGTTGATTTTTATGTTAAAAGAAGCaatgttttgagatttttttgaaGATCCGATTTTCTTCACCGAGGATAGCCAATCGCCACGGCTTCTTGCCGCCGAACGCTTTTTCTCCGCTTAATCGGTCAACACGGGCCCGTTTTAAAAAAGGGGTATAAACCTAAAATAATTTAGATAACTTCATAATCAACATAGACAAGATATAATGGCTGAAACGAAACACTCCGTGCTAATTTGTCTATATGTGTTTTTTGCGTGATTAATATGTGAAATTTCAAAAGTGTTGAAGACCTCGTATCTCTAAAGTTTCTCAAGATTAAATGAGAAAGCATGACATTATAATGGTTTCAACACCATATTCAACATTTTCAAACAATATGCGGTGAAACTTACTTCTGTTTGATGAGATGCTCTTATGAATTATTATATACCATGTTTTTACTATTTTTGATCATGATATAAATCTTTTAAAGAATctttattttatgtttcaaatctgttttGAAGTCTATTCAGGCCTAGGTACATTTTGGAGAAATATGGAGATCATGAGCCATTTGGAGATTAAAGAGAAGAAAACTCGTTAGCtgtgaaaaaacaaaatacataagTTAGAGTCGATATTTGGAGAGTTTTGATCGACACCAAGGAGGTGTCGGGCAACACCAATGTTGTTTGACATAGCTGACTTAAGTTTCCAGAATTACACTTTTGGCCCATAAATTTTTCAATTTGAAAGAAGACCTTTGGACGTGATTTAAGCTATATAATCTATTTTTCTAGCCACAGTTTAGGCTAACATTATTTTACTCAGAGAATGACTAGAACTCCAGTATACTCTTATATTTTTATGCAATTCATTCAGTTTATCGCTATGTTACATGATTATGTATGAATAGTCTACTTGTTAGGTTTAAGGATTTTCTATGGTTTTGataaacttataatttatagaacTGCTAGGGTAATCATTTTGTATCCTTGACTAGAATTATTCTTATTGCTCGTTTCTAGAGTAATTAatcaaaaatagagaaattgaaattgaaaccTAGAAGAACAGAGAATCTGAATTAATCctaaaaaacataaatcaaaatgaaaagagatgatgaaataaaaaccccaaacataaattgataAAACCCTAGGAAAGGTCACTCTGTTTTCGGTTGGATAAATTGTGAAAGGGATCGGACTGGATCGATTTTGGTAATGAAATGGATTTGTGGATAGATGTCGAAATGGATAATGAACTTGGGTGATGATCTATGAACTGATCGATCAGTTGCTTAGAAGTGTCTAAGATCGTGTAGGTCACCATTCAGACTTGATCAAAGACGAGTTTGACTTCAGAGATTCCCCTCCTAGCAGTGAATACGGTGTTCAAATAAGAACAAATGATTCACAAATTTAAaagagatttttttaataaaaaggtgAATGATTTTAATCATGGCTACTTAGGATTTTTTATAGGATTACATTACGTAGaaatcaaaaaatgaaaattctaaaaacaagacttagaaaatagaaaataaagacTTGAATTTTTGTGGAAAACCAAAATGTGGACTGAGACTTTTGACTGGAGTTTGAATGCCTCTTTCCCATGCACGACTTTGACTCATTTTGTTGATACTTCTTGGTGAAAATGGGCTTGTTAAGCACTAATAAAAAGGCTAGTCGAATTTAATGGTTGGATGATGGGTTGAGACAGTTTCTGTTTCATTTGGACcggtttcttcatttttcttctCATCCCTTTGTCTTGACCTAAATATAAATCCAAAAGTCCTCATATAACAGCACAACTAGTCTAGCATGTAAGCTCAAGTCTTCTCACGGTCCAAAACTTCATGGATCATACTGATAAGACTCATAAACAGCCCACTGAGCCAAGCTATGTCAGTTGTTTAGATGGTTCCTACCTTGCTCTTTTTTCCTTGACATAGATGCTGGTCATGGTTACATCACACGAAAGTCATATGCTATCTCTAAACTAAGATGAATCTTATGTTATGTTGTAAGaaattgtctctttcttttaaTGTTGATTTTAATACAATCAGTCGTTGCAGAAATcatcttttgtatattttgaaacaagaaGATAAAGCCGTTCAAAGAGGTTGATACATATAAGCCTTATTTTTTCATAGTTATGATATAATTAGATTaaatgttcataaaaaaaaatcatttctcaCTAAGATCAATATGAATCAATCCAAGCAACAATGAGGAACCATGGGAGATTTTCCCAGAAAGTCGCAAAGAAACcgagaagaaaagagaagaagaaataaacttGACAATTTTCTGATTAATGAATCTAATCTCCACGACTGTTACTTGTAGACACGCACTTGAATTCATCTTTTTGATGACATGGCTTTGTCGACGACGCCTTATTGCCAtaattctttttcttatatcaaATGAGAACCTTgtgcatttttttttcctcattCGCAGTTCGTAACCAACCGTTCTGCATCTCTTAAGGTTTTATCAACAGTAGCAGCACCAAAGACAATGATGAGCTTATATCTCCAACGGTGCCATATAGAATAGGACTGGTTTTTATACTTTGTCTGAACTTTCATTTGTACCTAATCAATTCCCCAAACACACATAGCTGCGAAATATACAATTTGGTTGCATAGCCACTCTTCTCATTTCTGCTCTTCAACCAAATCAGAAACATATGATGATAGATCTTGCTTATGTGCTAAGTCGGCTTCATTCACGGAGACATGAACCTCCTCAAAACAATGAGCAATGTGTCGCTTCCTTTACACCCACTCATAGTATTGCTGGGAAATCTTCAGAGAAGACTGAGACATGATTGCCTTGAAAACAACAGGAAGAGAAAACTGACATCACATGAACAATGCTCTACATTTTGTGACCAACGTGTCTCCATCGTATTACACAAGTACCAATGCTTCTCCACACTATGACAGCCACGACTCATTAAATCTGAACCATTTTATTGTTTCTGAAATTTGTACTCGTTCTTTTTTCATAGAGAACTGAATCATAACATAGAAAACTTGTTTTTCCTCAGGAGATATCTGCGTTCTTCAGTTTGGACAACAATGATTGCTTCATTAGTCATAATTGCTTAAACGCTTCTGTTTACACTTAAATTTCCAGTTTTTCACATACTTTGCTTCCTTCCTCTATTATCAATCTGTGATAGAACTTGATCAAACAAGTGGTTTGCAACAAGCTCAACATCAGGATCATGTGATTTCTGAATCGATTATTTCACCAAATCAACATCTAGAACATATACTTGTTCAACAGGTGTAAAATGGCCGAGAGAGTAAAAGTCATAATCTGGAGCCAAGCTTCTGGGAGTCTACGTATTTCGAAGTATGGTAAGTTTGGATCACGAAAAACTTGAcatgattcaaaaaaaaatggaagattggtcgagcatcTACTTGGTGGTAGATTCGCGGGCGATAAGGATCGATCaagaagttttgaagtacgGGGTGATCGAAGAATTGATCGTGAGTGAACCATGGGTCGAATAAACCGCTCGATCATGGTTAGGACAATGTGATAGATTGATCAGAAGAGCGTTTTGGAAACATCACGTTTTTGGAATCACGACGTTCTAAAAGCTCGACCTTTAGAAGAACGACGTTTCTTCAACACGAAGTTTTCTGCAaaacttcgtatcagtaaaatattatgttgGAAACATAATATGTATTAAGCAGGACGGAAATTAAGCAGGACGGAAAGCAAGCACGATGGGAAAACTCTGTTGGGGTTAAAAACAATTATCTCGAAATCAACGTCTAAAAATTGTGTTTCCGTACGAAACACTTTCTCAACACACTCTCGACAAAAGTTCTAAAGCAGAAGACTCAAGAGAAACGGATCACGGAACCAAACGAGCAGTCCAACTCGCCCATTCGGCGAGTTGAACCGAACACAACGTCCAACTCGCCCATTCGGCGAGTTGGTCTAGACCTTATGCCTTTCACTGGACCTCGGCGGATTAGTCCCTCGTTTCGTATCGATTGGAGTTACCGTTGGAACTTTACAATAAGAACCGCGAAGACTCGTTTTCCCGAATAAAGTCCATGGTTATATTAtaaacggttaacttaacaccataGTTGTCTAAACTATACGAGAAGTGTGGACTTTCCTCGTTAAGACGACGTTGTATCAAGAAGCGTTGTTtctaagaaatcgtaaaaacgtcTAAAGT comes from the Brassica napus cultivar Da-Ae chromosome A7, Da-Ae, whole genome shotgun sequence genome and includes:
- the LOC106359687 gene encoding UDP-N-acetylglucosamine transporter UGNT1-like, yielding MGSPEKKTLSILTEEPKRARFSSSGMSFKGVFAAVSYMASAVLLVIFNKAALSSFSFPSANVITLLQMLSSCFILYVMKYFKIISFCTDKSKSEHDSLLTFVSPRRLVQTIPLAFTYLLYMLVTMESVRNINVPMYTTLRRTTILFTMIMEYFLSGQKHSASVISSVGIILLGAIIAGIRDLSFDAYGYGLVFTANICTATYLALIARTGKSTGLNTFGLMWCNGIICIPFLLFWTNIKGELKAMLSFPHLYSLNFQVVICFSCLLAFLINYFVFLNTTVNSALTHSICGNMKDLFTILLGWLIFVGLPFDWINVVGQSLGFAGSMLYAFLKYKGM